One genomic region from Marmota flaviventris isolate mMarFla1 chromosome 6, mMarFla1.hap1, whole genome shotgun sequence encodes:
- the LOC114099285 gene encoding eukaryotic translation initiation factor 1-like: MGLETVRKTHLNPPTGGGYVPIPAIQNLRSFNSFADASKGDDLLPPGCEDYIHIIIQQRNGRETFTTVQGIAEAGEGELCPSTIKIFFSKEKKKYACKCTIIELPKYGEVIQLEDDQPKNTGQFLLETGLAKGQQGKDCGFWGGPHSKAGRYGDHTNCPIHDTFPKRLPESLEIPDGVSGQRAEAEKTCTRDHQGEPKGEGQ, from the exons ATGGGGCTGGAGACTGTGCGCAAGACCCACCTCAACCCACCAACTGGGGGTGGC TATGTCCCTATCCCGGCTATCCAGAACCTCCGCTCTTTCAACTCCTTTGCTGATGCAAGCAAGGGTGATGACCTGCTTCCTCCTGGCTGTGAGGACTATATTCACATAATAATTCAACAGAGAAATGGCAGAGAGACCTTTACTACTGTCCAAGGGATCGCTGAAGCTGGGGAAGGT gaattgtgtccatctacaattaaaattttttttagtaaggaaaagaagaaatatgccTGCAAGTGTACCATAATCGAACTTCCAAAGTATGGAGAAGTAATTCAGCTGGAGGATGACCAGCCCAAGAACACAGGCCAGTTCCTGCTAGAGACTGGACTGGCTAAAGGCCAGCAGGGGAAGGATTGTGggttttggggggg CCCGCATTCCAAAGCTGGCCGCTATGGAGACCATACCAACTGCCCCATCCACGATACCTTCCCCAAAA GGCTGCCTGAGAGTCTAGAGATCCCTGATGGAGTCTCAGGACAGCGCGCAG AGGCCGAGAAAACCTGCACTCGAGACCACCAGGGGGAGCCGAAGGGCGAGGGACAATGA